The following coding sequences lie in one Candidatus Eremiobacterota bacterium genomic window:
- a CDS encoding orotate phosphoribosyltransferase — translation MSSAELDLRDLLSRRGALLEGHFRLSSGRHSDRFIQKFRILEDPALLEPIASEIAQRFRTFEPTVVVGAAVGGILLAYEVARHLGTKAIFVEKEHGSPVLRRGFTLGADDRALLVEDVLTTGLSMRETIEVVRSYGARIVGLGAIIARGEPVASESVRTHVLLELPLQSYDETECPQCRAGLPLTDPGSRRA, via the coding sequence ATGAGCTCCGCCGAGCTCGATCTGCGCGATCTGCTCTCGCGGCGAGGGGCGCTTCTCGAAGGACACTTTCGCTTGAGCTCGGGCCGCCATAGCGATCGCTTTATCCAAAAATTTCGCATTTTGGAAGATCCGGCGCTGTTGGAACCGATCGCCAGCGAGATCGCGCAGCGTTTTCGCACCTTCGAGCCAACGGTCGTGGTTGGCGCCGCCGTTGGCGGCATTCTGCTGGCCTATGAAGTCGCGCGGCACCTGGGCACGAAGGCGATCTTCGTCGAGAAGGAGCACGGGTCGCCCGTATTGCGCCGCGGATTCACCCTCGGTGCCGATGACCGCGCGCTGTTGGTCGAAGATGTTCTGACCACCGGCCTTTCGATGCGGGAGACCATCGAGGTCGTGCGGAGCTACGGCGCGCGGATCGTTGGATTGGGCGCGATTATCGCGCGAGGCGAGCCGGTTGCAAGTGAGTCGGTGCGCACGCACGTGCTGCTCGAACTTCCACTGCAGTCCTACGACGAAACGGAGTGCCCGCAATGCCGCGCCGGTCTGCCCTTAACCGATCCGGGTTCGCGCCGCGCGTGA
- the pyrF gene encoding orotidine-5'-phosphate decarboxylase, which produces MAQLIVALDVPSAEMAEALIDRLYELDVIVKIGLEALCGYPQRILAYCEARDVRTFVDAKLHDIPRTVGAAMAQLVRPTVHLVNVHALGGLEMMRAAVDAANERAEQLGMEPPHVLAVTLLTSIAPEDLNELGLAGGPGENAIRLAALARDAGCAGVICSAHEVGDLKRFFGLDFLALTPGIRPTGSAHADQKRVTTPAQAVAAGADYIVVGRPIVEAADPVAATKAILEEMSLRV; this is translated from the coding sequence ATGGCGCAATTGATCGTCGCTCTCGACGTTCCGAGCGCGGAGATGGCCGAGGCGCTCATCGATCGGCTCTACGAGCTCGATGTCATCGTCAAAATCGGATTGGAGGCGCTGTGCGGATATCCCCAGCGTATCCTCGCCTATTGCGAAGCGCGCGACGTGCGCACGTTTGTGGATGCAAAGCTGCACGATATCCCGCGTACCGTCGGCGCTGCGATGGCGCAGCTCGTGCGGCCGACCGTCCATCTTGTCAACGTTCACGCTCTCGGAGGCCTGGAGATGATGCGGGCGGCCGTCGATGCGGCAAACGAACGCGCGGAGCAGCTGGGAATGGAACCGCCGCACGTGCTTGCGGTGACATTGCTCACGAGCATCGCTCCCGAAGATCTCAACGAGCTTGGCCTTGCGGGCGGACCCGGCGAGAATGCAATTCGTTTGGCGGCGCTCGCGCGTGATGCCGGTTGTGCGGGGGTCATTTGCAGCGCTCACGAGGTCGGCGATCTCAAGCGTTTCTTTGGCCTGGACTTCCTTGCGTTAACGCCCGGCATTCGTCCGACGGGAAGCGCGCATGCCGATCAGAAGCGCGTTACCACACCCGCCCAGGCCGTTGCTGCCGGCGCGGATTATATCGTCGTGGGCCGGCCCATTGTCGAAGCTGCCGATCCGGTGGCGGCTACCAAAGCGATTCTCGAGGAAATGTCGCTCCGCGTATGA
- a CDS encoding dihydroorotate dehydrogenase produces the protein MVSAPSLATHLGRLELAYPTLMASGCYGTGEEFAPFADLSKIGAIVLKSVTRQPRLGNPMPRIVHTPAGMLNAIGLQNPGLDWYLSHEVAKYAQRPCKIVGSVAGFSIDDYAYVCEGLAARDEIAAIELNVSCPNVASEGETFACDPELTAKVVRVARATTDKPLIVKLSPNVTDICAVAREAQAAGADALAVINTVRGMSVDVEAWRPRLGNVSGGLSGPAIRPIAVLAVYEVAQAVTIPIVGQGGIETLSDALEFFLAGASAISIGTANFTDPRVPERIAIELEAYLARRACSNLEAIVGKANVGFATPHQYEGDEG, from the coding sequence ATGGTAAGCGCGCCGAGCCTCGCCACTCATCTCGGCAGGCTCGAATTGGCGTATCCAACCCTGATGGCCAGCGGCTGTTACGGTACGGGTGAGGAGTTCGCGCCCTTTGCCGACCTGAGCAAAATTGGCGCAATCGTCCTCAAAAGCGTCACGCGACAACCGAGATTGGGCAATCCCATGCCGCGCATCGTTCACACGCCCGCCGGCATGCTCAATGCGATTGGACTGCAAAATCCCGGCCTTGATTGGTATCTGTCGCACGAGGTAGCGAAGTACGCCCAGCGTCCGTGCAAGATCGTCGGTAGCGTCGCCGGTTTTTCTATTGACGACTATGCGTATGTCTGCGAGGGACTCGCGGCGCGCGATGAGATCGCCGCCATCGAGCTCAACGTCTCGTGCCCGAACGTCGCGAGTGAAGGGGAAACCTTTGCCTGCGATCCGGAATTGACCGCAAAGGTCGTGCGCGTCGCCCGCGCGACGACGGACAAGCCGCTCATCGTCAAGCTTTCGCCCAACGTCACCGACATCTGCGCGGTCGCGCGAGAAGCACAGGCCGCGGGGGCCGACGCCTTGGCGGTCATCAATACCGTTCGGGGAATGTCCGTCGACGTCGAAGCATGGCGTCCACGCTTGGGCAACGTGAGCGGCGGCCTCTCGGGCCCCGCGATACGCCCGATCGCGGTGCTCGCCGTCTACGAGGTCGCGCAAGCCGTAACGATACCCATCGTTGGCCAGGGAGGCATCGAGACATTGAGCGATGCGCTGGAATTTTTCTTGGCGGGTGCGAGCGCTATTTCAATCGGTACGGCGAACTTCACCGATCCGCGCGTCCCCGAGCGTATCGCGATCGAGCTTGAGGCATATCTTGCGCGGCGCGCTTGCTCCAATCTTGAGGCGATCGTCGGCAAGGCGAACGTTGGTTTCGCGACGCCGCATCAATATGAAGGCGACGAAGGGTAA